Part of the Nitrospinaceae bacterium genome, TGTTTGTTGTTTTGGAGAGGTCACAGGATGCCAGAGAAAAAACATCATATTCTTGTTGTCGAAGATGAGCCCGTTAGCCGGGAGATGCTGGCCGATTTCTTGAAAAAAGAGGGTTTTCTGGTCAGCAAGGCCAAGAACGGCCTCCAGATGAAGTCTGTTCTCGTGACCAGTCGGGTGAGAGTGGACCTGGTATTACTCGACATCGGACTGCCAGGAAAGGACGGTATTCAACTGGCCAAAGAACTCAGATCGCGCTCTGATGTGGGAATCATCTTTGTGACAGGAAAAACTTCTAAGGAAACGCGTATCGAGGGGTTAGAAACTGGCGGCGATGACTACATTACCAAGCCCTATGACGAGCAAGAACTTCTAGCCCGTTCACATGCGGTGATTCGGCGCTCGACCGCAGTGAGTGCGCATTCGACTCAGGAGAATTTCACCGACCTGACTCCCCGTGAAATTGCCGAAAGCGAGGAGGATGCGCTTGAGGATGACTCTAAAACGCCGCTGCCGGTTAATATCGTTGAGTTCATCAACACTTCGGGAAGACTCAGTTTTGTCGATTTGCAGAGCATCGCTCAGCGCCACTCGAAGCGGATTTTCTCAAGGCTCCTGGTCCGACCAGTTCTAAAAGGCGTGGGTCTGGTCTCGGGAATTGCAACGGATGAAATGGGTGGAGACGGCTCGACCAAGTTATTTCGATTGAGTGGCTCCGAGGAGGAGCATGAGATCAAGACCAGCAAGGCTGCGGCCGAGACGATTTATCCCTTTATCAAGCGGGTGGGATCGACTTCGCCAGGTTTTAATTATTCGGCGGGCCGCACGTTCGACAACGATATAATCATTCCCGATTTTGCCGTTTCGGAAAAGCATGCAGATTTTTTTATAAAAGCAGATCATTACAGTTTGACGGATTGCGGCTCTGTGAACGGCACGGCAGTGGACGGGGTAACTCTGGCTTCAGGAGAGGATGAAGTCATGCTCCAAGACGGCGCAAAAATCAGGAT contains:
- a CDS encoding response regulator, which translates into the protein MPEKKHHILVVEDEPVSREMLADFLKKEGFLVSKAKNGLQMKSVLVTSRVRVDLVLLDIGLPGKDGIQLAKELRSRSDVGIIFVTGKTSKETRIEGLETGGDDYITKPYDEQELLARSHAVIRRSTAVSAHSTQENFTDLTPREIAESEEDALEDDSKTPLPVNIVEFINTSGRLSFVDLQSIAQRHSKRIFSRLLVRPVLKGVGLVSGIATDEMGGDGSTKLFRLSGSEEEHEIKTSKAAAETIYPFIKRVGSTSPGFNYSAGRTFDNDIIIPDFAVSEKHADFFIKADHYSLTDCGSVNGTAVDGVTLASGEDEVMLQDGAKIRIGRFLLTFLMPDTLYDELSADPAEDFI